The window TCCCCTGCTGCGTCACCCGCGCGTACCCCAGCACCGCCCCGCACGCCCGCCGCAGCGCCCCCGACGACAGACTCGCCGGGACCTCGCCCAGCGTGACCCGCAGCGCCTCAAGCGCGTCCGCCTCCTCAAAACTGGCGGGGGAGAGCATCACCGGGAACCTTGCCTGGAAGTCCGCCAGCAGCGCCGCGTTCCCCGACAGTTCCGGCGCGAGCAGCACCTCCCGCGCCCGGCAGCGCCCCAGCTCGTCGTACAGCGCCAGACGCGTGTGGAACGCCGCGCAGCGGAACTCCCCGGTACTGACGTCCAGCAGCGCCAGCGCGTACCCGTCCCCGGTCGCCACCGCCGCCAGGTAATTCTCGTCCGCGCCCAGGTGCCGCTCCTCGGTCACCGTGCCCGGCGTCAGCAGCTGCGTCACGCGGCGGTCCATCAGGCCCGAACCCGGCTCCTCCACCTGATCCGCCACCGCCACGCACACCCCGCACCCCAGCAGCCGCTCCACGTGACTGTCCAGCGCCCGCAGCGGAATCCCCGCCATGGGCGTACTGAAATCCCGGCTGCTCTTGTGCGTCAGCGCCAGCCCCAGCAGCCGCGCGGTGCGCTCGGCGTCCTCCCCGAACGTCTCGTAGAAATCCCCCACCTGGAACAGCAGCAGCGCGTGCGGCAGCTGCGCCGCCACCTCGTCCCGCATCCGCACGTACTGCTCCAGCATCGGCGGCAGCGCCCCCGACCCGGTTCCCTTCAGGACATTCTGAGCCCGCATCCCGCGCAGGATAGCCGCCCCCAGACGGCCACATGGCGAGAGGGGCACCGTTGCTCGGCGTCCGGGCCGGTCAGTTGTCGAACCAGAACACCAGGCGCAGGTCCGCCGGGTCCGCCACCTGAGTCTGAAGGTACGGAACGACGCGGCTCAGCAGCCCCGTGGCCTGCCCCAGGTCGCGGTAGGTACGCACCTCCCGTTCCCGGCGGCGCTTCACGCCCACCTCGCTCAGGTCGAGATCCCGCAGCGGCTGATCCCAGTCGAAGCGCAACAGTTCGTCCAGCGTCAGCCACGACGGGTGGTGACACCAGACCTCCGCTTCTGCCCAGGCGGCCTGGAGGGCGGCGCTGAGATCGTCAGGCAGGCCGCGCGGGGTGGCGATCGGCTCGATCTCGATGGTGTTACGGACGCCGGCCAGCAGCGCAAACAGGTCGTAATCCCGGCCCAGCTCCAGCGGATGCGCCCAGTGGGCTTCAGAGATCCGGTCTTCCTCCTCCGGGCTCAGCCCACTGGTGTCGGGGAGCGGATGAAGTTCAGCCACTTTCCACATGCCGTTCCGGCGGATCTCGTAATACTCGTGAATGTCGCAGCCCATAGCCCCGAGCATGCCAGTTCCGCCTGCCGTGTGGGCGGTCCGGGCGGTGTACCCTCGGCGCATGAGCCTCTTTCAGCTGAACGGGAAACGCGCCCTGGTGACCGGCGGGAGCCGCGGCATCGGGCTGGCCGCCGCGCACGATCTGATCCGCCTGGGCGCGCAGGTGACGCTGGCCGCCCGCAACGAGGACGTGCTGCGCCGCGCCGCCGACGCCATCGGGGCGCGCTGGGTCGTGGCGGACGTGAGCACCCCGGACGGCGTGGCGTCGGCGGTGGAGGCTGCCGGGCAGGTGGACATCCTCGTCAGCAACGCGGGCGGGCCGTCCCCCGCACAGCCCAGCGCCGTCACCGAGGCCGCCTGGGAACAGGGCTTCCAGACCACGTTCATGAGTACTGCCCGACTGGCTGCCGCCGTGCTGCCCGGCATGCGCGAGCGCCACTGGGGCCGCATCATCGCCGTGACCAGCCTGACCGTGGGCCGCCCCGCGCTGAACCTGCCGGTCAGCAACGCCATGCGCGCAGCCGTCACGAACCACCTGCGGACCCTGGCGCTGGAAGTCGCCGCCGACGGCGTCACCTGCAACACCGTCGCGCCCGGCTACACCGCCACCGAACGCCTGAACGCCCTGCACGCCGACCCCGCCGACGCCGAACGACTGAAGGCCCGCATTCCCGCGCGGCGCTTCGGCGAACCGAACGAGGTGGGGGCCGCCGTCGCGTTCCTCGCCACCAAGGAAGCGGCGTACATCACGGGGCAGGAGATCCTCGTGGACGGCGGCTGGAGCATCTGAACGGACTCGGATGGAATGGTTCACAAGGACCAGTCCATCCGAGCGGATGCGACTCGCAGAGCTGCCCCGCCGAGGAGCAAAGAGGGTTCCGGGTGTGGAGTTGACGACCCGGTAATGTTCCGGGTAGAGGGCGAAACAGACGGAATCCGTGCAGCGGAGGGGAGGCCTGGGGCATCTGGACTGCGCCTGCCGGGGCACGCTGGGGCAGCGTGGCGCCTTCACCGTCATTTGACCAAGCCCCATTAAGGTTTGATAGGTGAGCTGTCCTCCATCCAATCCGCCCGGACTCGCATACCTTCAGGGTGAGACGCACCCCACCCCACAGACCCCACACTGCTGATCCCACCCGGACAGCCAAGGAGTACACCATGAGCTTCGGACCCCTGGAAATCATCCTGATCATCGCCGTTATCGCCCTCATCTTCGGAGCCAAGAAACTGCCGGAACTCGGCAAGGGGCTCGGGCAGGGCATCAAGGAATTCAAACGCGAGACGCACCACAAGGACGTCGTGACCGACGTGCCCTCGCGCCCCCTGGACCCTGTGACCGCCACGCCCGTCACCCCGGTCAGCGATCCCGTCAGCGAACGCCGCTGAGCCCCGGCAAGGAGCGCGTGATGTCCACCCCCACCAAAGAACTGAGCAGCGCGCCGCTGTTCGATCACCTGGACGAACTGCGCAAGCGGCTAATCATCAGTGTGATCTTCCTGGTCGTCGGCATGACCGTCGCCTTCCAGTACCGCACCCAGCTGATCGAGTTCTTCAAAGAACCCCTCACGCATTCCGTGCTGTATCAGGCGGGCAAGGTCAAACTGGTCGCCCTGCAACTGACCGAACAGCTGATGCTCAGCCTGAACATGTCCTTCTGGGCAGGACTGGCGCTGGCCCTGCCGTTCCTCCTGTGGCAGGTGTGGGCGTTCATCGCACCGGGTCTGTACGCCCATGAGCGCCGCTGGGCGCTGCCCTTCATCCTGGGGGCGGGCATGGCCTTCCTGGGTGGCGCGCTGTTCGGCTATGAGTTGGTGCTTCCGACCATGATCCCCTTCCTCGCGGACTTCATGGGGGGCGCGGTTGAGGGGACCTTCAGCATCGGCTCGTACCTGGGCATGATCACGACGTTCCTGATCTCGTTCGGGCTGGCCTTCGAGATGCCCATCCTGGCCGTGATCCTCACCCGCATCGGGATCGTGAACCACACCATGCTGCGCGCCGGGTGGCGGATCGCGCTGGTGGTCATCATGATCGCCGCTGCCGTGATCACGCCCACGCCTGATCCGATGAACATGATGCTCGTCGCCGTGCCCCTGTATGTCCTGTACGAACTCAGCGTCATCCTGTCGCGCGTGTTCCGCGTCGTGCCCACCGAGGACACTGAGACGCCCGCCCCACTGAGCTTCTGACCGTCCCGTTCCCGGTGCGGCCCCCTGCCCTGTGGCAGGCGGGCCGCACTTCTCGGTCGGGCCACCGGCTGGTCGGGCGGCCGGGAGGTGTCATGGAATGACCCGGCCGGGCGTGGTGGTGTCCGGGTGCGAGGGTGCGTGCCCACCTGATCCCTGCCGTGAGGCTCTACACTGCGGGCGACCTATGGATCCCATCTTCCTGCAAATCGGCAATTTCACCATTGCCTGGTACGGCGTGCTCATCACCCTGGGCATCGTGGCCGGCGTGTGGGTCGGCACGCGCATGGCCCGCGAACGCGGCCTGAACGTCGACCTCTTCAACGACCTCATTCTCTGGATGATCGTCTGGGGCCTCGTGGGCGCGCGACTGGTGTTCGTGGCGACCTCCTGGCACCAGTTCGAGAACACTCCCTTCCCGCGCGTGCTGCTGGACATCATCAACCTCCGCCAGGGCGGCATCAGCATTCACGGTGGCCTGATCGGCGGCATTCTGGTGATGCTGTACTACTCCCGCCGTAAGGGCATGGACTTCTACCGGTACGCGGACCTGTGCGTGCCCGGCGTGGCCTTCGGCATCATCGGGGGCCGCATCGGGAACATCATGAACGGCACCGACACGGTGGGCCGCGTGACCGGCTGGCCCATCGGGTTCCGCTGGCCTGACAGTGCCCGCGCGTTCCACGACGGCATGTGCATCAAGAACGCCAACCCCGACATGGACCTGTCGCAGTACTGCCAGCTGATCGGCGACAAGCTGGTTATGACCGCGCCCGTGCACTTCACGCAGATGTACGGCGTGATCATCGGGATCATCCTGTCCGTCGCGGCGTTCTTCTGGCTGCGCAGCCGCATTCCCGGCTGGGTGTTCTGGCAGTTCTGGCTGT of the Deinococcus sedimenti genome contains:
- a CDS encoding SDR family oxidoreductase — translated: MSLFQLNGKRALVTGGSRGIGLAAAHDLIRLGAQVTLAARNEDVLRRAADAIGARWVVADVSTPDGVASAVEAAGQVDILVSNAGGPSPAQPSAVTEAAWEQGFQTTFMSTARLAAAVLPGMRERHWGRIIAVTSLTVGRPALNLPVSNAMRAAVTNHLRTLALEVAADGVTCNTVAPGYTATERLNALHADPADAERLKARIPARRFGEPNEVGAAVAFLATKEAAYITGQEILVDGGWSI
- the tatA gene encoding twin-arginine translocase TatA/TatE family subunit encodes the protein MSFGPLEIILIIAVIALIFGAKKLPELGKGLGQGIKEFKRETHHKDVVTDVPSRPLDPVTATPVTPVSDPVSERR
- the tatC gene encoding twin-arginine translocase subunit TatC, coding for MSTPTKELSSAPLFDHLDELRKRLIISVIFLVVGMTVAFQYRTQLIEFFKEPLTHSVLYQAGKVKLVALQLTEQLMLSLNMSFWAGLALALPFLLWQVWAFIAPGLYAHERRWALPFILGAGMAFLGGALFGYELVLPTMIPFLADFMGGAVEGTFSIGSYLGMITTFLISFGLAFEMPILAVILTRIGIVNHTMLRAGWRIALVVIMIAAAVITPTPDPMNMMLVAVPLYVLYELSVILSRVFRVVPTEDTETPAPLSF
- the lgt gene encoding prolipoprotein diacylglyceryl transferase, which gives rise to MDPIFLQIGNFTIAWYGVLITLGIVAGVWVGTRMARERGLNVDLFNDLILWMIVWGLVGARLVFVATSWHQFENTPFPRVLLDIINLRQGGISIHGGLIGGILVMLYYSRRKGMDFYRYADLCVPGVAFGIIGGRIGNIMNGTDTVGRVTGWPIGFRWPDSARAFHDGMCIKNANPDMDLSQYCQLIGDKLVMTAPVHFTQMYGVIIGIILSVAAFFWLRSRIPGWVFWQFWLWYSILRAGWEETFRLNPLSPKAYLNQGLDAPGIGLFTDTHIISIPLIIVSIWMLIRLRRRGAPAQTAPAEVTV